A section of the Humulus lupulus chromosome 2, drHumLupu1.1, whole genome shotgun sequence genome encodes:
- the LOC133817467 gene encoding ADP,ATP carrier protein 1, mitochondrial: protein MADAYQHPSVFQKIHGKSHLISRLSPNMYGRNYNVDGQGPMPTCQSTGLSGLSNVSYMSPVFVEAPAEKGVAGFAVDFLMGGVSAAVSKTAAAPIERIKLLIQNQDEMIRAGRLSEPYKGISDCFGRTIKDEGIIALWRGNTANVIRYFPTQALNFAFKDYFKRLFNFKKDRDGYWKWFAGNLASGGAAGASSLLFVYSLDYARTRLANDAKAAKTGGERQFNGMIDVYRKTLKSDGIAGLYRGFNISCVGIIVYRGLYFGMYDSLKPVVLVGNLQDNFFASFLLGWGITIGAGLASYPIDTVRRRMMMTSGEAVKYKSSLDAFQQIVKNEGTKSLFKGAGANILRAVAGAGVLAGYDKLQVVLLGKKYGSGGG from the exons ATGGCTGATGCGTATCAGCATCCATCTGTATTTCAGAAAATACATGGGAAATCTCACCTGATCTCTAGGCTTTCTCCTAACATGTATGGTAGAAATTACAACGTTGATGGGCAAGGTCCGATGCCAACATGCCAGAGCACTGGCCTGTCAGGCCTGTCAAATGTCTCATATATGTCTCCTGTCTTTGTGGAAGCTCCTGCTGAAAAAGGTGTAGCTGGTTTTGCTGTGGATTTCCTCATGGGAGGTGTTTCTGCGGCAGTTTCCAAAACTGCTGCTGCTCCAATTGAGCGTATTAAACTCTTAATTCAAAATCAGGATGAGATGATCAGGGCCGGTCGGCTTTCTGAGCCATACAAGGGAATCAGTGACTGCTTTGGCAGAACCATCAAGGATGAAGGTATCATTGCTCTCTGGAGAGGAAATACTGCTAATGTCATCAGATATTTCCCCACCCAG GCTTTAAACTTTGCTTTCAAGGATTACTTCAAGAGGCTTTTTAATTTCAAAAAAGACAGAGATGGCTACTGGAAGTGGTTTGCTGGGAACCTGGCATCTGGAGGGGCTGCTGGTGCTTCATCTCTTCTTTTTGTGTACTCTCTGGACTATGCCCGTACACGTTTGGCAAATGATGCCAAGGCTGCTAAAACAGGTGGAGAAAGGCAGTTTAATGGTATGATTGATGTTTATCGGAAAACCCTCAAGTCTGATGGTATTGCTGGACTGTATCGTGGATTCAACATTTCATGTGTTGGGATTATTGTGTACCGTGGACTCTACTTTGGAATGTATGATTCTCTAAAGCCTGTTGTTTTGGTTGGAAACTTGCAG GATAACTTCTTTGCTAGTTTCTTGCTGGGATGGGGAATCACCATTGGTGCTGGGTTAGCTTCTTACCCTATCGACACAGTGCGTAGAAGAATGATGATGACGTCTGGAGAAGCTGTTAAATACAAGAGCTCATTGGATGCATTTCAGCAAATCGTCAAGAATGAGGGCACCAAATCACTCTTCAAGGGTGCCGGTGCGAACATTTTGCGTGCTGTTGCTGGTGCTGGTGTTCTTGCTGGTTACGACAAGCTGCAGGTTGTTCTTTTGGGCAAGAAATATGGATCCGGTGGTGGTTAA
- the LOC133815905 gene encoding leucine-rich repeat extensin-like protein 4, with protein MKPYYYTKMASFSSPLLICLILLHFFSFILNNNNSVMAAKQSNHHHIRHNHRNNNHNHRNNNHNSSSSSSSSISDDSNNNPRLHQAFIALQAWKKVIYSDPSNFTSNWVGPLVCNYTGIYCGPSLDNPHLRVVSGIDLNHADIAGFIPDEFGLLTDLALIHLNSNRFCGIIPQTFSNLTLLFELDLSNNRFVGPFPTVLLSLPTLNFLDIRFNEFEGPLPSEIFLKKIDAVFVNNNRFTSLNFPQSISGSGSASVLVFANNNYGAGKTFTIPPSIVKFANSLEEFLLSNTNLSGCLPQEVGFLYKLKLFDVSNNQIVGPIPYSMAGLFHLEQLNLAHNKMEGVVPAGICMLPNLENFTLSYNYFCEEDDVCRNLANNTNKAKRVAFDDRQNCVPKRRFQRSEKECSHVLKHPYECEIEHDFDAPAGVGAGPAFAPVPAVGAPVPSLSPTPT; from the coding sequence ATGAAACCTTACTATTATACAAAAATGGCTTCCTTTTCATCACCCCTTCTAATATGCTTAATCCTCctccatttcttttcttttatccTTAACAATAATAATAGTGTCATGGCTGCAAAACAAAGCAACCACCACCACATCCGCCATAACCACCGTAACAACAACCATAACCACCGTAACAACAATCacaattcttcttcttcttcttcttcctccatcTCAGACGACTCAAACAATAACCCAAGACTCCACCAAGCTTTCATAGCCCTCCAAGCATGGAAAAAGGTAATCTACTCTGACCCAAGCAACTTCACCTCCAACTGGGTAGGTCCATTAGTATGCAACTACACCGGAATCTACTGTGGACCCTCCTTAGACAACCCACATCTCCGAGTAGTCTCCGGCATCGATCTCAACCATGCTGACATCGCCGGGTTCATCCCCGACGAGTTTGGCCTTCTAACAGACCTGGCCCTCATCCACCTCAACTCAAACCGCTTCTGTGGGATCATTCCGCAGACATTCTCGAACCTCACCCTCCTCTTCGAGCTCGACCTCAGCAACAACCGCTTCGTGGGTCCATTCCCAACCGTTCTCCTCTCTCTTCCGACCTTAAACTTTCTGGATATTCGCTTCAACGAGTTCGAGGGCCCACTCCCGTCGGAAATCTTCTTGAAAAAAATCGACGCCGTTTTCGTCAACAACAACCGCTTCACCAGCTTGAACTTCCCACAGTCGATAAGCGGGTCGGGATCAGCCTCTGTTCTGGTGTTCGCCAACAACAACTATGGTGCTGGAAAAACCTTTACGATACCTCCGAGCATAGTCAAGTTTGCCAACTCGTTAGAAGAATTTCTCCTCTCCAACACCAATTTGTCTGGTTGCTTGCCTCAGGAAGTGGGGTTCCTCTACAAGCTCAAGTTGTTTGACGtcagtaataaccagatcgtcgGCCCTATTCCGTACAGCATGGCGGGTCTGTTCCATTTGGAGCAGTTGAACTTGGCGCACAACAAGATGGAAGGCGTCGTTCCGGCTGGGATTTGCATGTTGCCCAACTTGGAAAACTTCACCCTTTCCTATAACTATTTTTGCGAAGAAGATGATGTTTGCCGGAACCTGGCGAATAATACTAATAAGGCGAAAAGAGTTGCTTTTGACGACCGTCAAAACTGTGTGCCGAAGAGGCGTTTCCAGAGGAGCGAGAAGGAGTGTAGTCATGTGCTTAAACATCCCTATGAGTGTGAAATTGAGCATGACTTTGATGCCCCCGCCGGTGTCGGAGCAGGACCTGCTTTTGCTCCAGTTCCGGCGGTGGGGGCGCCTGTGCCGTCTTTGTCTCCGACGCCTACGTGA